In Brachybacterium saurashtrense, the genomic stretch TGGAAGACGCTCGCCCAGGAGACGAGCTCCGCCTCGGAGATCGGCCAGGTGGTGTGCGGATCCTCGGCGAGGCGCCGATCCAGGCGGCGTCTCTGCTCGCCGGGGTCGAGGTCGCAGAAGAGCATCTCGACCTCGGCGCCGCGATCCACGGCAGCCTGTCGGAGGCTGGAGCGCTCGTCCTTGCCCCAGAGTCCGAAGTCGAGGACAACGCTCACTCCGAGCTCGAGGGCGCGCAGCGCGATCCCCACGAGCCGCCCCTCGATGACGTCCGAGGCCTGCTCGGGGTTCTCGCTGCCGTAGAGCGCCTTCATCCACTCGTCCTTGGTGAGCCGCAGCGCGCCGTGCTCGGCCTCGAGACGGCGGGCGGCGGTGGTCTTGCCCGTGCCGGGCAGGCCCACGGTGAGGAACAAGGTCGGGGCCATCTCTCAGTCCTTCTCATTCAGACGCCGTGCGGCGACTACGTAGGCGGCCCGCACGGGGAAGCTCAGATGGCCGTCGGCGTCCGCGAGGTCGCCTGTCCGCGCGGCGAAGGCCTCCCGGATCCGGTCACGGACTCGCGGCGTCTGAGCGCGGACGACCGCCCCGGGGTGGCGATCCCCGCGTCGATCCCTGCCCACAGGTCCTCGGGGCGGATCCGCCAGTCCCAATGCAGTTCACAGGCTCTCAGAACCTCGAGCCGGGACTCGCGGGCGAGTCCGGCGAGCCCGTCGGGGCTGCGCGTGAAGTCCTCGCCGGCCGGGAGTCGCTCCGGCGGTGGGAGCACGGCGCCCGCCTCCTCGAACAGCTCGCCGAGCAGTGCGCTCCAGCTCGCGCCGCCCGCAGGCCAGATGGTCATCGCGAGGCGGCCGTCGGGCCGCAGGACGCGGCGCAGCTCGGCGAGCGCCGCGCGGGGGCGGCCGACGTGGTTGATCACGAAGTTCGCCGTCATCGCGCTCGCGCTCGAACCTGCAAGAGGGAGGTCGGGCAGGGCCGCGCGGAGCACGGTCCTACGCAGGCGCCTCCGCGCGGCCTCGACCATGGACTCGTCGGCGTCCAGCGCCGTCACGGTGCGGCCAGACTGCTCGGCCTGCAGAGCGAGTCGTCCGGTGCCGCAGCCGACATCGAGCAGCTGCCCGTCCGGCAGATCGGCGAGCAGCCGGGCGGCGGTGCCGTCGCAGAGGGTCGCGAAGGAGCGGTCGTAGGCCTCGGCTGTGGCGGTCCAGTCCCTCATGGCTCCAGTGAACCGTATGTCGGCCGACGGGATGATCGGCCCCTCAGGGTCTGCGCAGCATCTCCGGCCGCAGCCTCGCACCGAGGCCCAACGAGCTGACCGCGACGATCACGCCCGCCCCGATCGCGGCGCCGAGCACGGGGACCACCTGGTACCCCTGCGCGAGACGGACGGCGGTCTCGGCATCCGCGCCGCGGTTCCCGAGGGTCACGTATCCGTCGGCGATCAGGCTGCCCACCGCCACGGCGAGCAGCACGCCGAGCAGGAGCGGCAGGGCGATCTCGAGCGCCTGCGCGCGGCGGAGCGTGCTCACCGGCGTTCCCAGCAGGCGCAGGTGCGCGAGCTCGGTGCGGCGTTCGAGCATCCGGTCTGTGAGGGAGAGGAGGAATCCTCCGAGCCCCAGGGCGAGCACCACGAGGGTGAGCAGGCGGGTCATCGCGATCACGTGCTCCCAGCGCTCGAACTCGGCGGCGTCGTAGCCTGCGTGGGCCGTGAACCCTGCAGCCCGGAGCTCTCCGACGAGGTCGTCGCGCGGGTCGGCGACCACGGTCGCGCGCACGGAGTCGAGGGCTCCGACCTCCGCCTCGGTGAGCAGGCCGCGGGGGACGTACAGGCGCCCGGCCAGGTCCGGGTTCTGCCAGGGGCCGGCGAGCGGCCCGATGGTCGCCGTGGTCTCGTCGACGTGCACCGTCGCGATGTGCGGCCCGATCTCGCCGCTGT encodes the following:
- a CDS encoding AAA family ATPase; the protein is MAPTLFLTVGLPGTGKTTAARRLEAEHGALRLTKDEWMKALYGSENPEQASDVIEGRLVGIALRALELGVSVVLDFGLWGKDERSSLRQAAVDRGAEVEMLFCDLDPGEQRRRLDRRLAEDPHTTWPISEAELVSWASVFQRPTPAEVDGSEPIPAPPEGFADWDAWRADRWPRAIG
- a CDS encoding class I SAM-dependent methyltransferase; translation: MRDWTATAEAYDRSFATLCDGTAARLLADLPDGQLLDVGCGTGRLALQAEQSGRTVTALDADESMVEAARRRLRRTVLRAALPDLPLAGSSASAMTANFVINHVGRPRAALAELRRVLRPDGRLAMTIWPAGGASWSALLGELFEEAGAVLPPPERLPAGEDFTRSPDGLAGLARESRLEVLRACELHWDWRIRPEDLWAGIDAGIATPGRSSALRRRESVTGSGRPSPRGQATSRTPTAI